A single region of the Saprospiraceae bacterium genome encodes:
- a CDS encoding DUF4249 domain-containing protein: MNQYKIAFHPSLVITLLSIASLSLLNSCQDVIDVDIDTAPQLLVVDGWLNNKSEPQTIKLTLSQPYFDNAFASGVNGAAVSISSSEGKTLSFEEKGNGNYTWVPNGEETLGNVGTTFTLNIDWNGKNYSAISMMAPVPPIDSISQEYRTDEIAGPDGIYAQFFARDLIGLGNTYWIKTYKNNQFLNKPRELNLAAEAGFDSGSVLDGLIFIPPIREAVNRIPDTDAPDDSNVAPWNPGDSILVEIHSISMLAFNFLSIARDQMTNGDNTIFAIPLANTTGNVSSSAAGEDVLGIFNVAAVSSLGKKIE, translated from the coding sequence ATGAACCAATATAAAATAGCATTCCATCCATCACTAGTCATTACCTTATTGTCGATAGCGTCCCTTTCCCTGCTCAATAGCTGCCAGGATGTCATTGATGTGGATATTGATACAGCCCCGCAGTTGTTAGTCGTGGATGGCTGGTTGAATAATAAATCGGAACCGCAAACGATCAAACTAACCTTATCCCAACCTTATTTTGACAATGCCTTCGCCAGCGGTGTAAATGGAGCTGCTGTTTCTATTAGCAGCAGCGAAGGTAAAACCTTAAGCTTTGAGGAAAAGGGAAATGGAAACTACACTTGGGTGCCCAACGGAGAAGAAACCCTAGGTAATGTAGGTACCACCTTTACCCTGAATATCGATTGGAATGGCAAGAACTACAGCGCCATTTCGATGATGGCCCCAGTCCCTCCAATTGATTCCATTAGCCAGGAATACCGAACCGACGAAATTGCCGGCCCTGATGGTATCTATGCACAATTTTTTGCCAGGGATCTAATCGGCTTGGGTAATACCTATTGGATAAAAACCTATAAGAACAATCAGTTTTTGAATAAACCAAGGGAGCTGAACCTGGCCGCCGAGGCGGGCTTCGACTCCGGCTCCGTCCTCGATGGCCTCATCTTCATTCCCCCGATCCGTGAAGCTGTCAATCGGATCCCTGATACGGATGCCCCGGATGACAGTAACGTGGCACCCTGGAATCCGGGCGATAGTATATTGGTTGAAATTCATTCGATTAGTATGTTGGCCTTCAATTTTTTGAGTATTGCGCGTGACCAAATGACCAATGGCGATAATACCATCTTTGCTATTCCGCTGGCCAATACTACTGGTAATGTTAGCAGTAGTGCCGCAGGGGAGGATGTATTAGGTATTTTTAATGTCGCTGCTGTTTCTAGTTTGGGTAAAAAGATAGAATAA
- a CDS encoding histidine kinase codes for MSFYSLLTTFNLGLPLAKVLFSFISHCFFCTLALSTIYALILLMINKRNQHLKELNYLRTKISSDLHDDVGTLLAGLAMQAELLEHNLSEVNTAKLAHLSEMSRTAMCRMRDLVWSIDNRKDRWSHLVDRLNEHANETLMPLNIDFELKVDGIDPYCYISPDLRQNLYFIGKEAITNVAKHSDAANVTILIRQQNGNYDMHIQDNGQCLAQTPSHPVGLGLSNIKWRAKQLGAKLSFQNSNGFEISLQRIEMG; via the coding sequence ATGAGTTTCTACAGTCTCCTAACTACTTTTAATTTGGGCCTTCCATTGGCCAAAGTACTTTTTTCATTTATTAGCCATTGCTTTTTTTGCACCTTGGCTTTATCTACGATTTACGCTTTGATCTTGTTAATGATCAATAAGCGAAATCAACACTTAAAAGAACTGAATTACCTCCGAACTAAGATATCCTCAGATTTGCATGACGATGTGGGTACTTTGCTAGCTGGCTTGGCCATGCAAGCTGAATTATTGGAGCATAATCTATCGGAAGTGAATACAGCAAAGCTAGCACACCTGTCGGAAATGAGCCGTACGGCGATGTGTCGAATGCGAGACCTGGTATGGTCGATCGATAATAGAAAAGACAGATGGAGTCATTTAGTTGATCGCCTGAATGAGCATGCGAATGAAACGCTTATGCCTTTAAACATTGATTTTGAATTGAAAGTAGACGGGATTGATCCTTACTGTTACATTTCGCCCGATTTAAGGCAAAATCTTTATTTTATAGGAAAAGAGGCGATTACAAATGTTGCTAAACATTCTGATGCAGCAAACGTAACTATCTTGATTCGCCAGCAAAATGGCAATTACGATATGCATATCCAGGATAATGGCCAGTGTTTAGCACAAACACCAAGCCATCCTGTCGGTTTGGGCTTATCAAATATAAAATGGCGTGCCAAACAACTAGGTGCTAAACTTAGCTTTCAGAACAGTAATGGCTTTGAGATTTCTTTGCAAAGGATAGAAATGGGTTGA
- a CDS encoding Gfo/Idh/MocA family oxidoreductase yields the protein MKEKSTNRSRRDFIKTGAVVAGSFMIVPRHVLGRGFIPPSDKLNLAAIGAGGKGWGDIRNAWNEGAENVVALCDVDTARAKNAIDKWPKAKLFKDFRVMLEEMKDIDAVTISTPDHVHGIAAMTAMQLGKHVYVQKPLTHNIYEARKLTEAARQYKVVTQMGNQGASNPEQQLMVEWFNKKKIGKVHTVHIWTNRPVWPQGIPVPTEKPALPEQLSKKDWDLFIGPANYVDYHPLYHPFKWRGWWNFGTGALGDMGCHLIDTPFRVLQLGYPTEVECSVGQVFTQDWNPEYIPEGCPPSSHVQIKFPATANNKSELTLNWSDGGIRPFHPDLIPAADPIGDDDSSNGVMMIGTKGIMTCGTYGRNPKIYLKNGDVIKMPEGYSAGNPNENLPERGHQTSWVQACKDGFGGAKHKVLTSSFDYSGPLTETVLMGNLAIRSYALANKNDQGRMDFYGRKRLLWDGKNMKITNFDDANQFVGREYREGWKLI from the coding sequence ATGAAAGAAAAATCAACAAACCGATCACGAAGAGATTTTATTAAAACGGGTGCAGTAGTAGCTGGTAGTTTCATGATCGTTCCGCGACATGTACTTGGTCGAGGCTTTATTCCCCCGAGCGACAAACTCAACCTGGCAGCCATTGGCGCTGGTGGCAAGGGCTGGGGCGATATCCGAAATGCATGGAACGAAGGGGCAGAAAATGTCGTTGCGCTTTGCGATGTAGATACGGCGCGGGCAAAAAATGCTATCGACAAATGGCCAAAAGCGAAATTGTTCAAAGATTTTCGGGTGATGCTGGAAGAGATGAAAGATATTGATGCAGTGACCATCTCTACGCCAGACCACGTTCACGGCATAGCTGCCATGACGGCCATGCAATTGGGCAAGCACGTCTATGTTCAAAAACCACTGACTCACAATATTTATGAGGCGCGGAAGCTAACTGAAGCAGCTCGCCAATACAAAGTGGTCACCCAAATGGGCAACCAAGGGGCTTCCAACCCCGAGCAGCAATTGATGGTGGAATGGTTCAATAAAAAGAAAATTGGAAAGGTACATACCGTACATATTTGGACCAATCGCCCCGTTTGGCCGCAGGGCATCCCCGTGCCCACCGAAAAGCCAGCACTACCCGAACAACTTAGCAAAAAAGACTGGGACCTGTTCATCGGCCCCGCCAATTATGTAGATTACCATCCGCTTTATCATCCTTTCAAATGGCGTGGCTGGTGGAATTTTGGTACCGGTGCCCTGGGTGACATGGGTTGCCACCTGATTGATACCCCCTTCCGCGTTTTGCAATTGGGCTATCCGACCGAAGTGGAATGTAGTGTGGGCCAGGTCTTTACCCAAGATTGGAACCCCGAATATATTCCAGAAGGTTGCCCGCCCTCTTCACATGTACAAATTAAGTTTCCCGCTACCGCAAACAACAAATCCGAATTGACCCTAAATTGGTCAGATGGCGGTATCAGACCTTTCCATCCAGATTTGATTCCAGCTGCTGACCCTATCGGTGATGATGATAGCAGCAATGGGGTGATGATGATCGGTACCAAAGGAATTATGACTTGCGGAACCTACGGCCGAAATCCTAAAATCTACCTGAAAAATGGAGATGTAATTAAAATGCCTGAAGGATATTCTGCTGGCAATCCTAATGAAAATCTACCAGAACGTGGCCACCAAACCAGCTGGGTACAGGCCTGTAAAGATGGCTTTGGTGGTGCAAAACACAAGGTATTGACCTCTAGTTTTGATTATTCAGGCCCTTTGACTGAAACCGTCTTAATGGGTAATCTAGCTATCCGAAGTTATGCTTTGGCAAATAAAAATGACCAGGGCAGAATGGACTTTTATGGCCGCAAACGATTACTATGGGATGGTAAAAACATGAAAATAACCAACTTCGACGACGCCAACCAATTTGTTGGTAGGGAATACCGCGAAGGCTGGAAATTGATTTAA
- a CDS encoding Gfo/Idh/MocA family oxidoreductase yields MKQLKAVAVGAGYFAQFHFEAWMRITEVDLVAICDLDAEKAEKTAKYYGVPRYYTDVAEMLDQETPDFIDIITPPVNHAELCQLAIARRLPIICQKPLAPTLEEATAMVAAAAAAGVPFMVHENFRFQPWYREIKLLLDRQIIGDRLHSLYFRMRTGDGWQEDAYLARQPYFRTMPRLLIYETGIHFIDVFRFLMGEVKGVYAQLRKLNPDLVGEDCGIVHFQFANGATGVFDANRYNEPDADDPRYTFGELLLEANGGTIRLDMEGGLRIQPLGQPAFEHHYHHRKLNFAGDCVFTTQRHFVACLMEGVAFETSAKDYLQNLSIQEAIYAASSEGKFILL; encoded by the coding sequence ATGAAACAATTAAAAGCGGTGGCAGTTGGCGCCGGATATTTTGCACAATTCCATTTTGAAGCCTGGATGCGGATAACGGAAGTTGACCTGGTAGCCATTTGTGACTTAGATGCTGAAAAGGCAGAAAAAACAGCTAAGTATTATGGTGTTCCACGCTATTATACAGATGTGGCGGAGATGTTGGATCAGGAAACCCCGGACTTTATAGATATCATTACGCCACCTGTGAATCATGCTGAACTATGCCAATTGGCCATTGCAAGGAGACTGCCTATTATTTGTCAAAAACCCTTGGCGCCTACCCTGGAAGAGGCTACAGCAATGGTGGCGGCCGCTGCTGCTGCGGGCGTACCCTTTATGGTACACGAAAACTTCCGATTCCAGCCCTGGTATCGAGAAATTAAATTGCTGCTGGATCGACAGATCATTGGTGATCGTTTACACAGTCTCTATTTTCGGATGCGGACAGGAGATGGCTGGCAGGAAGATGCCTATCTGGCGAGGCAACCTTATTTCAGGACCATGCCTCGGCTGCTGATCTATGAAACCGGCATACATTTTATCGACGTTTTCCGATTTTTGATGGGAGAAGTAAAAGGCGTTTATGCTCAATTGCGAAAATTGAATCCGGACCTTGTAGGGGAAGATTGTGGCATTGTTCATTTCCAATTTGCCAATGGTGCTACAGGAGTTTTTGATGCCAATCGCTACAATGAACCTGATGCGGATGACCCTCGTTATACCTTCGGTGAATTGCTGTTGGAAGCCAATGGCGGCACCATTCGGCTGGATATGGAGGGCGGTCTGCGAATCCAACCCCTTGGGCAGCCCGCTTTTGAGCACCATTACCATCATCGGAAGCTAAACTTTGCAGGAGATTGTGTATTTACTACCCAGCGCCATTTTGTAGCCTGCTTAATGGAGGGCGTTGCCTTTGAAACCAGTGCCAAGGATTACCTTCAGAACCTAAGCATCCAAGAAGCCATCTATGCCGCCTCCAGTGAAGGGAAATTCATTTTACTTTAA
- a CDS encoding MFS transporter: MEKPGGLQPFFKGRYFVGLGMFLLALLLYIDRVCISVAKEPIAGDLVLSDKAMGWVLSIFALGYALFQVPGGRLADQKGPRKALTAIVTFWSILTAVTGAAWNFVSLLLTRFFFGAGEAGAFPGMSRAIFSWIPLQERGIITGINFSGSRLGAAFALPLVAWLIEAYGWRMTFGILGLIGVVWAIGWWLAFRDEPSDHPGLSTTEKAFILEHRQSHGSGDAVASRLPLSSLFASRNMWMTMVQYFCSNFTFFFALTWLFPYLKNKYQLDAMEAGFYASAPFIFGAIGNWVAGWMVDYIYKKGKWNASRSLTAMIGFGLAAVGLIGSVYMETALGAVAFLSLAILGADMTLPPSWTLCVDIGKRHAGTVSGAMNMAGNIGSFITALAFPYLQAWTGSVTPFFFLGAGLNLLGLFLWSNIRADQALETSSI; encoded by the coding sequence ATGGAAAAACCAGGAGGACTTCAGCCTTTCTTCAAAGGCCGCTATTTTGTTGGCCTTGGCATGTTTTTATTGGCATTATTACTATATATCGACCGGGTTTGTATTTCGGTGGCCAAAGAGCCTATTGCAGGGGATTTGGTTTTGAGTGATAAAGCAATGGGGTGGGTCTTATCCATTTTTGCTTTGGGATATGCATTATTTCAAGTGCCGGGAGGAAGACTGGCAGATCAGAAGGGGCCACGGAAGGCGCTTACGGCTATTGTTACTTTTTGGTCCATTTTGACCGCAGTGACGGGGGCCGCCTGGAATTTCGTTTCTCTATTGCTTACCCGCTTTTTCTTTGGGGCAGGGGAGGCGGGTGCTTTCCCTGGGATGTCCAGGGCAATTTTCTCCTGGATACCACTACAGGAGCGGGGCATCATTACGGGCATCAATTTTTCGGGTTCGCGCCTGGGGGCTGCTTTTGCTTTGCCCCTGGTGGCCTGGCTGATCGAGGCATATGGTTGGCGTATGACTTTTGGGATACTTGGCCTCATCGGTGTCGTATGGGCGATTGGTTGGTGGTTGGCATTTAGAGATGAACCCTCAGACCATCCTGGTCTATCGACAACAGAAAAAGCCTTTATACTTGAGCATCGCCAGTCTCATGGTTCAGGAGATGCCGTCGCTTCTCGTTTACCACTATCTTCCCTTTTTGCTTCCCGCAATATGTGGATGACCATGGTGCAATATTTTTGCAGCAACTTTACTTTTTTTTTCGCGCTAACGTGGTTGTTCCCTTACCTGAAAAACAAATACCAACTCGATGCGATGGAAGCCGGTTTTTATGCTTCTGCACCTTTTATCTTTGGTGCGATCGGCAATTGGGTGGCAGGATGGATGGTTGATTACATTTACAAAAAGGGCAAATGGAATGCTTCGCGTTCCCTCACTGCCATGATTGGTTTCGGTCTGGCGGCTGTGGGGTTGATCGGAAGTGTGTATATGGAAACAGCCCTAGGGGCGGTTGCTTTTTTGAGTTTGGCCATTCTGGGTGCAGATATGACCCTTCCGCCTTCCTGGACCCTGTGTGTAGACATAGGCAAGCGCCATGCGGGGACGGTCTCTGGGGCGATGAACATGGCGGGCAATATAGGATCATTTATTACGGCTTTGGCTTTTCCTTATCTGCAGGCTTGGACAGGATCGGTGACGCCATTTTTCTTCTTAGGTGCAGGATTAAACCTGTTAGGTCTATTTTTATGGTCTAACATCAGAGCAGACCAAGCCTTGGAAACCTCTAGTATATGA
- a CDS encoding cyclase family protein, whose product MFKGKPIDLTLTLHHGQRGVTFETARTLVKDGWNARTLHLYSHCGTHMDAPLHFGVSDRTIETYPLTAFMGEAWVVRIPGDCTRKLLKVADLGRTEALLEKGDSLLLQTGWSKFVMQDKYRDAMPRISEELANWCVDRGVKILGVEPPSVADVHDLDEVTTIHRILLSADIMIVEGLTNLDLIQGEKVYFMALPLKVADGDGAPVRAIAFEL is encoded by the coding sequence ATGTTTAAGGGAAAACCAATAGATCTAACGCTAACCTTGCATCATGGCCAACGAGGCGTAACCTTCGAAACGGCCCGCACGCTTGTCAAGGATGGGTGGAATGCTCGAACGCTGCATTTGTATTCTCATTGTGGGACGCATATGGATGCCCCTTTACATTTTGGGGTGAGTGACCGGACGATCGAAACCTACCCCCTGACAGCGTTTATGGGGGAGGCCTGGGTGGTTCGGATTCCTGGTGATTGTACGAGGAAATTGCTCAAGGTGGCAGACCTGGGCAGGACAGAAGCTTTACTGGAAAAAGGAGATAGCCTCTTGCTTCAAACGGGTTGGAGTAAATTCGTAATGCAGGATAAATACAGAGATGCCATGCCTCGTATCAGTGAAGAATTGGCCAATTGGTGCGTGGACCGTGGAGTGAAAATCTTAGGAGTGGAGCCGCCTTCTGTGGCGGATGTTCATGATTTGGATGAGGTGACCACTATTCATCGCATTTTGCTCAGTGCTGACATTATGATTGTTGAAGGATTGACGAACCTGGATTTGATACAGGGAGAAAAGGTTTATTTTATGGCCCTACCCTTGAAGGTGGCGGATGGCGATGGGGCTCCGGTCCGGGCGATTGCATTTGAGTTGTAA
- a CDS encoding tartrate dehydrogenase, producing MKNYKIAIVNGDGIGHEIVPASLKVLEAVAASYPFTLSTTAFPWGAGYYKEHGEFMPADGLATLGQFDAILFGAVGLPEVDDTLPFKLYTAKVRTHFQQYVNHRPVRLLPGIEGPLRTKTTKDIDFIVLRENNEGEFVQNGKIFYADEPHGLATETNVFTRSGIEKVAHYAFRLARTRRNHVTNVTKSNTMIHTLAYWDYVMAEVAAQYPDVSYQKMYVDAASANFVLRPEIFDVVVTTNMIGDILSDLGGAIMGSLGLGPSGNIRPERDMPSMFEPIHGSAPDIAGKGIANPIGQIWSGALMLEHLGEKAAADAIVNAIEKTLQAGIKTKDLGGSATTVEVAEAVIARLT from the coding sequence ATGAAAAATTACAAGATAGCCATTGTGAATGGCGATGGCATAGGGCACGAAATAGTGCCTGCCAGCTTAAAGGTATTAGAGGCGGTAGCTGCTAGCTACCCATTTACCCTGTCTACCACAGCTTTCCCTTGGGGAGCAGGTTACTACAAGGAACACGGGGAGTTTATGCCGGCCGATGGTCTGGCAACCTTAGGGCAATTTGATGCCATTTTATTTGGCGCTGTAGGTCTGCCTGAGGTAGATGATACCTTGCCCTTTAAACTGTATACGGCCAAGGTGAGGACTCATTTTCAACAATATGTGAATCATCGCCCGGTTCGATTACTGCCAGGCATTGAGGGGCCACTCAGAACCAAAACGACAAAGGACATTGATTTCATTGTCCTTCGGGAAAACAATGAAGGCGAGTTTGTCCAGAATGGCAAAATCTTTTACGCGGACGAGCCCCACGGCCTGGCTACCGAGACCAATGTATTTACCCGGTCGGGCATTGAAAAAGTCGCCCACTATGCCTTCCGCCTCGCCCGCACCCGCCGAAACCACGTGACGAACGTGACGAAGTCCAACACGATGATCCATACCTTGGCTTATTGGGATTACGTGATGGCAGAGGTGGCGGCGCAATATCCTGATGTAAGCTATCAAAAGATGTACGTGGACGCGGCATCTGCCAATTTTGTATTGCGGCCTGAAATTTTTGATGTAGTCGTGACCACCAATATGATAGGCGATATTCTTAGCGATTTAGGTGGTGCCATCATGGGCAGCCTGGGACTGGGGCCTAGTGGCAACATTCGGCCAGAGCGGGATATGCCCAGTATGTTTGAGCCTATTCATGGCTCCGCTCCGGATATAGCAGGCAAGGGCATTGCAAATCCAATTGGTCAGATTTGGTCGGGAGCCTTGATGCTGGAGCACCTCGGTGAGAAGGCAGCAGCGGATGCCATTGTGAATGCGATTGAAAAAACCTTGCAAGCAGGGATTAAAACCAAGGACCTGGGCGGCTCGGCTACCACTGTAGAAGTAGCAGAGGCCGTCATCGCCAGATTAACATAA
- a CDS encoding LacI family DNA-binding transcriptional regulator, with product MSLIRLKDIAKILEVSESTVSRALRNHPRISQATQERVKRLAEQLDYTPNQMALNLQNKHINAIGVVVPKLGYYLYAQAISGMEEVAEKVGYNIIICQSNESAAREKAIVQELIGTRIAGFVISLSSSTNDFEHLAKIKRRNIPLVFFNRECEEIYTDRVIIDNFGAAKQAVEHLIRTGCRRIAYLGGPRNVQISNRRLEGYKAALLEHGLPLQDDLILHTEFNTHSARLAALSLLSHPNRPDAFLVFSDQFAYTIYLLARELGLRIPHDISIIGFNNEPASELLLPPLTTISQPAFEMGQTAAQLLFHQILHRDTYYRSQTKVLKSGLIVRASTR from the coding sequence GTGAGCCTTATTCGTTTAAAAGATATTGCTAAAATCCTGGAGGTGTCTGAAAGTACGGTAAGTCGCGCCCTACGCAATCATCCTCGGATTAGCCAGGCTACCCAAGAACGGGTTAAACGCCTGGCCGAACAGTTGGATTATACGCCCAACCAAATGGCGCTTAACCTCCAGAATAAACACATCAACGCTATTGGTGTAGTGGTACCGAAATTGGGTTACTACCTATATGCCCAGGCCATTAGTGGAATGGAAGAAGTGGCCGAAAAGGTGGGGTACAACATTATTATTTGTCAGTCTAATGAAAGCGCAGCAAGAGAAAAGGCCATCGTACAAGAGTTGATAGGTACCCGCATTGCAGGTTTTGTTATTTCGTTATCCAGTTCTACCAACGATTTTGAACACCTGGCCAAAATCAAAAGGCGCAACATTCCCCTGGTCTTTTTCAATAGAGAATGCGAAGAAATTTACACCGATCGTGTGATTATTGACAATTTTGGAGCGGCCAAACAGGCTGTTGAACACTTAATCAGAACCGGATGCCGCCGCATTGCTTATCTCGGCGGGCCTCGGAATGTCCAAATCAGTAATCGACGCCTGGAAGGATATAAAGCGGCCTTGTTAGAACATGGCCTGCCACTACAGGACGACTTAATCCTGCACACGGAATTCAATACCCACAGTGCCCGCCTGGCCGCCCTGTCGCTGCTTAGCCACCCCAACCGACCTGATGCATTTCTCGTTTTCAGCGATCAATTTGCCTATACCATCTACCTCCTCGCACGTGAATTGGGCCTGCGAATCCCCCATGACATCAGTATCATCGGCTTCAATAACGAACCCGCATCCGAACTATTGCTCCCCCCTTTGACGACTATTTCTCAGCCAGCCTTTGAAATGGGGCAAACGGCAGCCCAACTTTTATTTCACCAAATACTACACCGCGATACTTATTACCGAAGTCAAACTAAAGTGCTAAAATCTGGTTTGATTGTTAGGGCCTCTACACGTTGA
- a CDS encoding mechanosensitive ion channel — protein MKKLIILIEVLLLISFGVIEYLNAPFLSIIADKQLLKAASNFLIYLVFIDLTFRILRFLYQRKNKLTSQDNFLNGIQNIYRLLISIGIFITFFALFGLDVKSLLTSLSIVAAAIAIISKEFVNDLIVGLYYSFSSNLEINDYVKIDSQKGKIIEIGLFKIKLLNDDDDLVLIPNSKVYSNEIINYTKKDIRQMSIDFQIDLKYINSIERLEKELKKSLKNFAEYIEKDSYNLKIVEMKKDYLDLKFQYTLVHMDRDLQRLIRRKTVREVFNFITERPDRVVTPIPNPQ, from the coding sequence ATGAAAAAACTAATCATCCTCATAGAAGTACTTTTACTGATCTCCTTCGGGGTCATAGAATATTTAAATGCTCCTTTTCTGAGTATCATAGCAGATAAGCAATTACTGAAAGCGGCTTCTAATTTCCTGATATACTTGGTATTTATAGACCTTACCTTTCGTATTCTTCGTTTTTTATATCAAAGGAAAAACAAATTGACCAGTCAGGATAATTTTCTCAATGGCATTCAAAACATTTATCGACTGCTCATAAGCATTGGCATTTTCATTACCTTTTTTGCACTTTTTGGCCTGGATGTAAAATCATTGCTTACCTCCCTTAGTATCGTGGCTGCCGCTATTGCCATCATTTCGAAAGAGTTTGTAAATGACCTAATTGTTGGTTTATACTATAGTTTTTCCAGCAATTTAGAGATCAATGACTATGTAAAAATAGACAGTCAAAAAGGCAAAATCATCGAAATAGGGCTGTTTAAAATTAAACTATTGAATGATGATGATGACTTGGTGCTCATCCCCAATAGTAAAGTCTACTCCAATGAAATCATCAATTACACCAAGAAGGATATCCGACAAATGAGTATCGATTTTCAGATAGATTTGAAATACATCAACAGTATTGAACGCCTGGAGAAAGAACTCAAAAAATCGCTAAAAAACTTTGCCGAATACATTGAAAAGGACTCCTACAACCTCAAAATTGTAGAGATGAAAAAGGATTACCTCGATTTAAAGTTCCAATACACACTTGTTCATATGGATCGTGATTTGCAACGGCTAATTAGACGAAAAACAGTGCGGGAGGTCTTTAATTTCATCACCGAACGGCCAGATAGGGTTGTCACTCCCATTCCAAATCCACAATAA